The genomic DNA aaaaaaaataaagtcgttttttatgacctattaggggggtattccaaaaatttctttttttacaggggggtaaatcaaaaaaaatattttacaggggggaaaaccaaaagtgacctatattacatggggtaaagcaccattaaccctagaATATAATATTTGTCATAATTAGTTTTAATGATTTCCCCGTAATTATGTTGTAACATAATTAGATAGTTGACCTACACTTGTATATATACATTCTATTCAGTAATGAGAAAGACAAGCATTCCATTATCTTACACAATTatgtacagtcaaaattcatgaaggtcaaaaaccaaataatctttaaattacagGGTTTTAATCTAATGTTTTTTTCACAGGAAGTAAACCATAAACTACTAATATTACAATGGTAgacatatattaatccttttttcCAATACTACAATTAGTGGTCTtagtaattttgttaaaatcatAACTATACGTGCTTCATGCAATTCTAAAGTTGGAATGGTTCTTATTGGAGACAAAGTTAGTTATAAGTTAGTTAAGCGCTACTTATCTTAAGTTTACTTTGcaaaaacattttctatttttctctaGTAAAATAtgtgttaattttaatttgctAATAAGAAGACGCAAGACTCTTAAAATGAACTACCGTCACTACtaagaaaagtaaaattagAGAAGGAAATTAGTGAtggaaaaaatcaaatttctcaTAAATTTCTTGATCGCAAAATTTaatgacggaattagagaggaatTTCACATTTTCCCTCTCTAAAATTCCCTCACTAATATTTGCTTTTTTAGAAGTGCGTCACGAAGAGAGATAAAATGATAGTTAGggatattttatgaaaataatgaaaacaattcCTTTCACATttccaatattttaaaaaaatgcacaCAAGTGTTCACTTCAAGAGTCTTATCTCTTTGTCAGGAAGTAAAATTAACACAAactttagaaaatgaaaataaaaaacgcTTTCACAAAGTAATAGAGTCTCATGTAGTGATTACTGACCAAGTTATCATTTAAGGTTATTTGATAATTAGGGTATTACGTTTTCAGAAAGTGGCTACTGTGAAAATTGGGAAGAGTATATGATAGGTGACATTTTTGTTATGAATGGAAAGAGAATAAGTGTAGCTAGTCGCTTATTCTAGCATATAAGCCTGTCTTGCTTGTTTCTAGGCTAAATTGCAGCCTTAACAAAACTACAACATGCAACTCTTCTCAAGTCTTTAATTTTCTTGAACTATCTATATCTATTCCTTCAGTTTTCTAATTGTTTGCTGTAGTATTTAATTTGAATATAACGGCTTAATTTCGAGATGctactttatttttcttttgtactATCTTGCATTGATGTTTCTATAATATGTGTTGCACTGCATTGTGAAGTGTGGTAGTTAACTTTGATGCTCAGTAAGGTGAATGAACAATCCCTGATGCTGTTTCATGTTGATTGTAAACAGGTTGCCACACTAGCACCTAATGTCCCTGCAATGTATGAGCTGCATTTTGCAGTACCAATGGCTGGAGCCATTCTTTGTACTCTTAATTCACGCCTTGATGCAAATATGGTTTCAGTCCTATTGGAGCATTCACAAGCAAAGATTCTATTCGTAGACTATCAACTACTCGAAGTTGCTCGAGGAGCATTGGACCTCCTAGCCAAAAGAGCGAAAAGAAAGCCGATTTTAGTCATGATCATCGACTCTGATTGCACATCTAATATTGACATTACTTCAATTAGTTATGACTATGAAAAACTTATAGCTATTGGACATAATGATTTTGATATTGTGAGGCCACACAGTGAATTAGATCCTATAAGTATAAATTACACCTCTGGCACTACATCTAGGCCTAAAGGAGTTGTCTTCAGTCACAGAGGTGCTTATCTAAACTCTCTCGCAACCGTTCTACTCTTACAAATGACCCTCTTTCCTGTTTATCTTTGGAATGTTCCATTATTTCATGCTAATGGTTGGTGCTTAGCTTGGGGAGTGGCAGCACAGTTTGGAACCAATATTTGTCTAAGGAAAGTCTCTCCAAAgaacatatttgacaatataatTAAGCATAAAGTAACATATATGGGAGGAGCTCCTACCGTTTTGAATATGATTGCGAATTCTACATTGGCCGATAGAAAGCTGCTCAATCACAAGGTAGCAGTGATAACTGCAGGTTCCCCTCCACCGCCACAGATCCTTTCGATGATGGAAGAAAATGGTTTTAATATTACTCACATGTATGGCCTCACAGAAACATGTGGTGCAGGAACTTTTTGTGCTTGGAGACCTGAGTGGGACATGTTACCTCctaaagaaaaatcaaagataaaagCTAGGCAAGGTGTACCACATGTAGGGTTGGAGGAACTTGATGTCAAAGATCCTTCAACAATGGATAGTGTTCCGGCTGATGGAAAAACGGTTGGTGAGGTAATGTTTAGAGGGAATACAATGATGAGTGGTTATTTTCAAGACTTCAAAGCAACAGAAGAAGCATTCAAAGATGGTTGGTTTCATAGTGGCGATCTTGCTGTGAAACATTCTGATGGTTACATTGAAATCAAAGACCGGTTGAAGGACATAATAGTATCTGGGGGAGAAAACATCAGCTCAATCGAGGTAGAAACGGTTTTGTATAGCCATCCAGCGGTCTTAGAGGCTGCGGTTGTTGCTAGACCTGATGATCTATGGGGCCAAACTCCTTGTGcgtatttgaaattaaaagacGGGTTTGATGCAGATGTTCAAGAAATAATAAACTTTTGTAGAGATCGTTTGCCGCATTTCATGGCTCCAAAAACAGTCATTTTTCAAGATATGCCGAAAACTTCAACAGGTAAGATACAAAAGTTTGTTTTGAGGGAGAAAGCAAAGGCCTTGGGAAGCATTTCTGGACCCCTAGaatgtaaaagaaaatttgttaaGTGCTCAAGTCAGTATGAAGAATAATCAATAAGAAATTTAATATGTATGCAATTTCACTTTTATTAGAATATAGATAGATAAGATTGGATGTATATCACATTCTTATGAGAATTTATTGGTTGATCAAGTTATGTTGAGGACAGAAAACTGCTCAATATTAATACATATTTCAAAAAAGTAGATAATGGAAACCTTAATCTATTCGATTCTCAATTTTAGTTCCAGTAATCAATGATTGTTCTGCATCATATTTGGGATCTTCTAAATACATGATTATGAATCTTATATTCTTGTTTGAAAGTAGACTTGGTACATGTTTTGTAACAATTTCTTtgttatgttcaatttaggagTAAGTAAGGGGGGCATTTTTAACTCAGGCAAATAGGGTTAAATGAAACTCCTTGTGCATATTTGAAGTTCAAAGAGTGGTTACTAAACGTTTGGCTCATTAAGTGACTCCTAAAACAATCATTTTTCCTAGAAATGCCATAAACTTCAACATGTAATTAAGATACAAAAGTTTGTTTTAAGAGAGCAAGCAAGGCCTTGGACAACATTTATTGAGCCCTGAGATTTTTTGATCTGCCCTTTAAATTGTGGgacaacttttttatttgtcaGGTGTATATCGTGGACAATATAATGCACAAACAACAACAGTGTAATGCACGAACAAAATAatgcaaaatttattataatacaCTTCATGATTTACATAGACGTTGATGAATGCAAATATTAATTAGAGCAAAGGGGAGAGAGCGGGTCGTGGAAAGTGTGAGGTAAGTTAGGGCGAATATAAATGATAGGACCCATAAATCCAATTTGTTAAGGTTTTGAGTCGGTATATCACTGCAACATGATTGAAATTTAGTAACAATTGAAAATTGTAaccaaatcaagaaaaatgctactaattaaatttagtaaCATTTGATCAATTGTTAGATAAATCCTGTGTTACTAACCATCTTCAGTAAcattttatatcattatttgtaacaataaaaaaatgttacatatttatattttgtaacactttttgtATGACCAATAAACACTAAAAAATATgtcacatttatatttttaaaaaggaaaatgctagatatcaagaatgatttatcaagaaagattcaagaatgacatggcacaataatcacctttagatttcagtctcatttaatttattcctttcataaaaaaaaaaaatacataacacccactACCCCATGATTTCTGGCCCGACAgagattttattggctaacattaatttcaggacaatttcttgataaaatctaagggtgattattctgccatgtcattcttgaatttttcttgagaaaatatttcttgatatatagcattgctcttttaaaaaagttgtaaaaagtGTCCAAAGTCGTCTAGACTAAAAATTGAGAATCTACCacatttgcctttgctttcactTCATTCGTATTTAAATTAACCAACAATATTTGAAGATAAATTTCATTCAGATTTACAACTCCAAATATTTACCCAAACaaacatttgaaatttgatttcatAATTGAAGTGAAGAATGCAACACAATTTCAATTACATACCATAACTATTAGAAGTTTTTGTCCCATAAAGCATGTAAAGGTAAGATGAACAATGTGCAATAAACCTTCTTTATGATGACTTTATTCACTTCAAGTATTTCTCTGTTACAGTCTTCCTTGGGGCACTGATAGCGTACAAACCATCTTCAGTGCACACACTCCTTATATCAGCTCCTAGAAAGAACAAAATCTATGTTGCTTAGAAAAGAAAGTAAGTTGCAAAAATTCCTCAAAACCAAAACAAGTTTTGACTAGAAAGGATATATGCGGAATACTCAAGTGCTTGCAAAAAATTGATGGTCAAAAGGTAAAAGCTAAATTAAAAATTGCCCAGTTGTTAAGATATTCTTACCAGTAGAGTTAGGGCGAAGCCGAGCTGGAAGCTCAAAATGGATATCCCTTCACAGTTCATGATTCTTGTGTGTATCTTGAATACTTGTGTCCTGCTCTCTAAGTTAGGAAGCCAAATTCAACTATACGATCCAATCGCCCACGCCACAATAGTGCTGGATCAAAAGTGTCTGGCCTAAAAATAGCGGACAAAAAGCCATTAGCTATATGGTCAgcattgttataccctgtttttggacctaaaaatactgggcccaatttcatttcaaactttgtcaaatgtcaaatttcaactgcacagttcaatttgtctctgctacgcagtgttttcaatcacatttttacctatgttttcttgcataaaacctttcaaaatgtctttacttgtcttgtaagtcattcaaaagtgtctctgaatcattgcattgctttttctacagtttatttcaaaattcgcaggaaagtcatacagaagggtattttggtcatttcctgcagtgggacccattttcatccttgtgactgtctctgagtcttttcaaattgttttttttcatttcatcagTAAGCTTTGTTAATTTcgtttcaaacttgcgtctgagtcagtgtcaagtcaatttgaatctgtttaggtcgtttttagccctaggggcattttggtcatttcacacaaaattttggcatggggaggttactttgaagtacctcatttaggccattggttcgttttagtccgttttgtcaattttatttttgtttcgctttacgtttggtcaaattgcgttttttattcaattttattttttattgttttttagtccctcaattgaggtcccaaaattacatttcagtctagtttcttttccaattttcattttagtccttttttggttaattacagtttagtccttaggttttgttttttgcagaaaggtccaaatttctttttttgtccaAAGCCGTGCCATTTCTTCTCCAGATCCAGGTGTCATGCTctcattggctcaagtgtacacatgtcaactatataaacagtgagtcagattcagaagcaatgatcgcacgccacttcaccaaaacagattcaatttttctctttcttgtcagttagatcaaaccaagaaaatcacagagaaatcaccaagaacacaagaaccctaaaatttccagaaccaaattcatacacaaattcattgattttcacatcaatcctcagagattcgtgtgaatcttcatcaccggattgaagatttcccctacaattcaaagtgcgagctcacattgaagcaagctcaagcactgatcatagggatttttcacgcagattcaaaaaacgttgaagcaagctcaagcacgtaatcacagagaagcagagaaagaatcagagaagatgaagatgaaccggtaaaccgatttattttcggtccaaaagcaagcaaaatcatcaaaaccgtcaagaacattcaagttttttccaaagattttcctccattaaaagtttcaaccaaaacttcaggtaaaactcattttcttctcttagaAAGTATTAATCACggtttaaacctgtaaaaaaGAATCACGCAAGCAGCAGATCTAaaaattccagaattcaaagataagactgtaaccgtaaacacgaaacctagatccataaggatctaggtGTTGAAAGTGAGAACCAGCACTAGAGAGGCaataaacgacgaaacgatgtagatccgtaaagatctaaacgttttctttcaaaaaagatcaaaaatcagtttcaaaaccgtacgaagTTTTTTcccgatctacgtcgtttcaagatTCATTTGTAAAAACCAGTGCCAAAATCATACTTAGAATAAGAAGACGAATCGTTTGATGTAGAAACTTTGAAGTTCTGGAAAGTTAGGTCACCGGAGGTGCTTAGgcgcgccggagaagatgaagcttccggcggaccttcaaggtctccgccgtggcttcatcctcaccggcggtgagggtttagagagagatgagagaagagagaagagttagagagagaaaggatttgcagaaatgaaataaaccggcaCTCTTCTGTTTAAATAAGCTAGTGAACcagaccggtccaagaccggtccaatcctgTTGATTCcaggccgtttgatctagggtttcaggatcctggatcaatcctgtggctcCTGTGAATCCGGTTCTTTAGGGTTTTGGGTTGGGCCTTTGGTTTCTTTGGATCTTTACGTTTTGCCATTCCTGTGCTATTCACACCCCTGTTTTTTGCTACctgcacctatgtcttgattaaaattgtgataaaattcctagaaaaattcatacatgtttcttgatattttcttagtgtttttatgacatttttgcacattaaggatctatgaaatttttgtataattaattcatagcattttaattctttttgaattatttgttatggattcttcttcacacatttgtccttgatgtgagaatatgtaatAAAAGTTACTTaatgtgttaatatgagagatttgtgcttataatttcatgttgatttgctgttttgatttggttcataagttcttgattttatgaacaatatatgcctattttgaaagatataaaatgccaagttattctagaaaatatggcatgaaaccatgcttgcatgtttccaataattccatgctataacttgagataaagaaaactctttcaaaatttgttaaagcatgagaattagaggccaagaatgctttaggtttcatacctaagtttttagggtttaatgtcattttgttaactttttgtgccatcttgcatgcttttatttcttagtacttgttatgtttttcttttcactaacaagtttatttccatgtttcatgcatctcatttagcattccctccaccttctttagcctagcatttatttttgcaagttttaattcgttttagagatgtaatttgtcatcattattttgtagcttggcaaaggggccatagaatgtatttaggcaatttttgtaatatggactatggacactatgacgcaccgacacgcacacactcaccttagatgtatgcataggattgtatggttagataagcgtttaggttttaaacacttagagaaaatccatcttttttcaaaaaaaaacaattgaacttcacttcaaaaattttcataataaatatgaagtcaacacttcattttttttttttcctttcttttttcttaagaaaaattcaattcatcttaatcatttagactttctttttaatcactaatcaaacctcactttttttgctaaatctaatgcccttgaggcctctcatcccTATTCTTCAAaacctcttttcaaacttaaaatcaaccaattaaaacaaaaacaagtctttttagcaagaactacgccggttttgatcccgtaaaacggtacgtaggcaatgagtcaaaactcatccaagccgaaataaaatcaaattctacttcttctcacccccattcttaactaatcacactttccttttttacaaataagcaataaaactaaagcgtagaaataaacttaggagagcggttcttatggaataccataatcgctccgggtgcctaacaccttcccgtagcgaaaacgacccccgaatctagaactttttaagggtttttctccttttacccttcccaagaaaaaagagagatatcaacggtcaaaaggttcaagtccaattaatggcttggcacccaaaaaccatgataacagaaatggcgacttcactggggattttctttttagcgggtcgcgcctagttttccttagtttatatttacgctttgttttattgcttacatatgtgaatactggtttattttcatttaacgtgtggggtgagaatatcaaaagtcctatacccgggctgagtgaacttatgtttaggtagagatataatcgacaattcgatccgggggttgcctcgtgtattggattatgcgatcaatctcacatagctgaggcattttgaaggtgatattgtcggcgtgtgttgtcatgcttaggcacttcactttcaattgttcgacgaagctatgaaccgtagttaccaaacccatcctagcctttttaggacgtagtgcggtggctaaattgagtgttgtctcaaactttagtcgtcacgcgatactacactcaaactagaccttctcacaaataatcatggaacgggtgtcgtcctgtactaccatgatatatgtgagagaggttgcagtttgggaactgtgttagaaccttggttactactatccaaagccttagttcaccggacgccgtgtccatccgtggccctgttactttgaatctcaacccaccttgttctttgtaactaaacaaaacaaccatgcatacatgcattcatgcataagttttttttcacgcatacatcgaagatttttttagacagatcgaaacattgtaagacaccgcaggtgtgaacttgtattcataagtttaccattgtaaaaccttattttgcttgtttaacagtgtttacaatgtttcgaatttgtttaaaaagtccttcgatgacattaaaaagagtcatttttgcatttgcatctgcatatcatgcatcatatgcatcatacatcggtcacaaaggcttccaattgctcactacttcctggttcctctgccacagtttgaaaagtggctcgtgctcagaaggtctacgaacctgatagaatcgatcgaaccagagagtacagaagaaagaaaagggctatggaagaagagaacgctcagcttcgcaccgagttagcctctctaaaggaggaattggccaaagctaatgacgtcatgactgctctactagctgctcaagagcaatcagctacagctatccctacagccacagctgcaccagtaactacaagcgtgctccctaccacttctgcagacaatcgctttactatgccagtggggtttccgtatgggcttccaccgttcttcactcccgttgctacagcaagcacctcgggcactgctaacaatgttctgatccctgcaacaaatgccgcctccatcattgctactttgccacaaacaacagcagctgtcactgagcctctggtacacactctgcctcaGGGTATTAACctcaacacacagcacagaagcatccccgtaaccaagactatggaagagatgatggaggaacttgctaaagaactccgtcacgagatccaggccaatcgagggaatgcagactctgtcaaaactcaagacctttgcttagtgtcaaaagtggatgttcctaaaaagttcaagattccggacttcgaccggtacaacgggctaacttgtcctcaaaatcacatcatcaaatacgtccggaagatgggcaattacaaagacaatgattccctcatgatccactgttttcaggatagtctgatggaggatgccgcagagtggtatactagtttgagtaagaatgacatccatacctttgatgagttagccaccgctttcaagagccattatgggtttaacactcgactgaggccaaatagggagtttctcagatccctatctcagaagaaggaggaaagtttccgtgaatatgcgcaaagatggagaggggcagctgcccgtatcactcctgctttagatgaggaagaaatgacccagacattcttaaagaccttgaagaaggattatgttgagaggatgatcatcgctgccccgaacaacttttcggagatggtcactatgggaacccgtcttgaggaagccgtcagggatggaatcattgtgtttgagaaagctgaatcttctacgagcgcatcgaagaggtatggtaatggacaccacaagaagaaagaaacggaagtggggatggtatcagctggagccggtcaatccatggccaccgttgctcctatcaatgcagcccaaatgcctccgtcatacccatatatgccgtattctcagcatccgttcttcccaccgttttatcatcagtaccctttgccaccgggccaaCCTCAGGTTCCTGTCAATGCCATCGCTCAACAGGTACAACATCAactgccggttcaacaacaacaacaaaatcagcaagctaggcctactttccctccgataccgatgttatatgccgagttgcttccaactttactccagagagggcattgtacaactagacagggcaagcctccacctgatcctttgcctccaaggttcaggtctgatctcaaatgtgattttcatcaaggtgccttaggtcatgacgtcgaggggtgttatgctttgaagtatatcgtgaagaagctcatcgatcaagggaagctgacttttgagaataatgttccacatgtcctcgacaatccgctaccaaatcatgccgctgtgaatatgatcgaagtgtgtgaggaagctcccagacttgatgtccgcaacgtcgcaactcctctggtgcctctgcacatcaagctgtgcaaagcttcccTGTTCAGCCATGagcatgccaagtgtctaggatgcctccgtgatcctttgggttgccatgctgttcgagacgacatccaaagcctGATGGATGATAATCtcctgactgtcagtgatgtttgcgtggtcgtgccagtttttcacgatccgcctgtcaagagtgtacctttgaagaagaatgctgagcctttggtgataaggttgccaggaccaattccttatgtttcggacaaggcagtgccatacaagtacaatgctactatgatagaaaatggagtagaggtgcctctagcctcctttgccacagtaagcaatattgccgaagggacttctgcagcactaagaagcgggaaggtccgtccgccgttatttcagaagaaagtagctacaccgaccattccgccagttgaagaagcaactccaaccgttgtttcacccattgctacagatatgaaccagtcaggcaaatctatagaggattcaaatttagatgagattctgaggataataaagaggagcgactacaagatcgttgatcagttgctgcagactccttcgaagatatctgtcttgtcattactcttgagctctgaggctcacaggaataccttgttgaaagtgctggagcaggcatatgttgaccacgaagttacggtagatcggtttggtggcatagtgggaaatattactgcttgtaacaacctctggttcagtgaagaagagttgccggaagcgggaaagagtcacaatctggctttgcacatctcggtaaattgtaaatcagacatgatatcaaatgtgttggtggataccggttcctccctcaatgtaatgcccaagacaactctagatcagttgagctaccgtgggaccccgttgaggagaagtactttcttggtcaaagcttttgatggatctcgaaagaatgtgctgggagagatagacttgccgataaccattggccctgagaatttcttggtcactttccaagtgatggacattaatgcatcctacagttgcctgctgggaagaccgtggatacacgatgcaggtgcggttacttccaccttacatcagaagttgaaatttgtgaagaatggaaaactcgttacaatccatggtgaagaagcatacttagtcagccaattgtcttctttttcttgtattgaagcagggtctgctgaagggactgctttccaaggtttgaccattgaaggtgcagagtctaaggaagctggggctgctatggcttcattgaaggatgctcagagagccatccaagaaggtcagactgccggttggggcaaggtgatacagctctgtgagaacaagcgtaaagaaggtctcgggttctccccgtcatcaagagtttcctcgggagtcttccacagtgctgggtttgttaatgctatctctgaagaagccactggatctggtctcaggcctgtatttgttacaccaggaggcattgcgacagattgggatgccattgacattccttcaatcatgcatgtttctgagtaatgtgtcttgttgctttaatgctttgttttcaaaaataacaatcctctcgctctgcccaaagcgagagtgatattttctgtaagggcatgtttgtttcggcattgccgttgatcaataaaattttgtcgtttcttccacgactacttttttttaagtgctttttcccttggaaacaatggtaatgccagaaaaaaccaaaacgtctgtattttcttattaatttcaaaaatctgcatgaaaaaaaaaactctttctaaaatcatccaatcattatatgcaggttgaaccataataaacccgttgaacacagtaatcctacggttcctccaagttttgatttccctgtgtgtgaagccgaagatgaggaaggtggtGATATACCgtatgagattactcggttacttgagcaagaaaagaaagccattcagcctcaccaggaagagattgagcttatcaacataggtaccgaggaaaacaagcaagaaatcaagattggtgctactctagaggaaggggttaaacagaaggtcatccagctcctccgggaatatcc from Medicago truncatula cultivar Jemalong A17 chromosome 8, MtrunA17r5.0-ANR, whole genome shotgun sequence includes the following:
- the LOC11440539 gene encoding probable acyl-activating enzyme 2, which codes for MASILPFSNALGNAPFHHKYHAQVNLSKHAPCRQQRVETKIITCINLDQKGEPHSHRQTQNGKIRRQEINDVVPGSWESMEGLVHCNANSVPLSPINFLERAAKVCRDRTSLVYGSLKYNWGQTHQRCLKLASALSQLGISRGDKVATLAPNVPAMYELHFAVPMAGAILCTLNSRLDANMVSVLLEHSQAKILFVDYQLLEVARGALDLLAKRAKRKPILVMIIDSDCTSNIDITSISYDYEKLIAIGHNDFDIVRPHSELDPISINYTSGTTSRPKGVVFSHRGAYLNSLATVLLLQMTLFPVYLWNVPLFHANGWCLAWGVAAQFGTNICLRKVSPKNIFDNIIKHKVTYMGGAPTVLNMIANSTLADRKLLNHKVAVITAGSPPPPQILSMMEENGFNITHMYGLTETCGAGTFCAWRPEWDMLPPKEKSKIKARQGVPHVGLEELDVKDPSTMDSVPADGKTVGEVMFRGNTMMSGYFQDFKATEEAFKDGWFHSGDLAVKHSDGYIEIKDRLKDIIVSGGENISSIEVETVLYSHPAVLEAAVVARPDDLWGQTPCAYLKLKDGFDADVQEIINFCRDRLPHFMAPKTVIFQDMPKTSTGKIQKFVLREKAKALGSISGPLECKRKFVKCSSQYEE